Proteins found in one Brevibacillus brevis genomic segment:
- a CDS encoding chemotaxis protein CheW: protein MEMTKRSNGSDWEAEAAVEQQILFKMGNEYYGLSISLVREIIKPLPITRFPKSPLYVEGVIDLRGRILPIINLRKMFDLEPMEETDDTRFVDLQMDGLNIGIIVDAVSEVMNIPQSMIEPAPPIIAGVEGKYLQGIARMNDKLIMLLDVDEIFGQWKKK, encoded by the coding sequence ATGGAAATGACGAAAAGAAGCAACGGTTCGGATTGGGAAGCAGAAGCTGCTGTTGAACAACAGATTTTGTTTAAAATGGGGAATGAATATTACGGACTGTCGATTTCGCTCGTACGTGAGATCATCAAGCCGCTGCCCATTACACGTTTTCCAAAATCTCCACTTTATGTCGAAGGAGTCATTGATCTGCGTGGGCGGATCTTGCCGATCATCAACTTGCGGAAAATGTTTGATTTGGAACCTATGGAAGAAACAGATGATACTCGTTTTGTTGACTTGCAGATGGATGGTTTGAACATTGGAATTATCGTGGATGCGGTCTCTGAGGTCATGAATATTCCGCAGAGCATGATCGAGCCTGCACCACCCATTATCGCTGGTGTAGAGGGCAAGTATTTGCAAGGCATTGCCCGAATGAACGACAAGCTGATCATGCTGCTTGATGTGGATGAAATTTTTGGACAGTGGAAAAAGAAGTAA
- a CDS encoding ABC transporter substrate-binding protein has protein sequence MFKQKKSIKIFQSFLFPLLLLSVTACGQQSTTPANNSTPAPATTTAPAPSTETKQLTIGIAQFVEHPALDAAREGFISQLAKNGYEKDKQVKIDVQSAQASMDTAIQIAQKFEADKVDLVLAIATPTAQAAAQTSKEIPILFTAVTDPVEAGLVAAMDKPGANVTGTSDMNPVEEQLKLIKEMKADAKSVGIIYSSGEVNSKVQVDAAKAVAGKLGLEIKEAAITSATEVKQAAESMVGKVDAFYVPTDNMVVSSIAAVIGVAEAQKIPVIAGEENSVKSGAIATYGIDYTKLGEQTADMATKILKGEAKPADMAVEVQADMKLVLNKKAAEKMGVTIPQAMLDRAGQVIE, from the coding sequence ATGTTCAAACAAAAGAAGAGTATTAAAATTTTTCAGAGTTTTTTATTTCCTTTATTGCTTTTGTCTGTTACCGCTTGTGGACAGCAAAGCACTACCCCTGCAAACAATTCTACACCCGCTCCTGCTACCACGACGGCGCCTGCTCCGTCTACTGAAACCAAGCAGTTGACAATTGGGATTGCCCAATTCGTTGAACACCCTGCTTTGGATGCAGCGAGAGAGGGCTTTATCAGCCAACTGGCTAAAAATGGTTACGAAAAAGACAAGCAAGTAAAAATCGATGTGCAATCCGCTCAAGCGAGCATGGATACAGCCATTCAGATTGCCCAAAAATTCGAGGCTGACAAAGTAGATTTGGTGTTGGCCATTGCGACTCCAACGGCACAGGCTGCTGCACAAACCAGCAAAGAGATTCCGATCCTGTTTACTGCGGTAACAGACCCGGTAGAAGCTGGTCTGGTAGCAGCGATGGACAAGCCGGGAGCAAACGTAACTGGTACATCGGATATGAATCCAGTTGAAGAGCAATTGAAGCTGATCAAAGAAATGAAAGCTGATGCGAAATCTGTTGGAATCATTTATAGTTCTGGCGAAGTCAACTCCAAAGTACAGGTAGATGCGGCAAAAGCAGTAGCCGGCAAGCTTGGTTTAGAGATTAAAGAAGCGGCGATTACGAGCGCGACAGAAGTGAAGCAAGCAGCTGAGTCCATGGTCGGCAAAGTAGATGCTTTCTACGTACCGACTGACAACATGGTCGTCTCTTCGATTGCAGCTGTTATCGGTGTCGCTGAAGCACAAAAAATTCCGGTCATCGCTGGTGAAGAAAACTCTGTGAAGAGCGGAGCGATTGCCACTTACGGGATCGACTACACAAAGCTGGGCGAGCAAACAGCTGATATGGCAACAAAAATCCTGAAGGGTGAAGCGAAGCCGGCTGATATGGCTGTTGAAGTGCAAGCAGACATGAAGCTCGTATTGAACAAGAAAGCGGCGGAAAAAATGGGTGTGACGATTCCGCAAGCCATGCTCGACCGTGCTGGACAAGTGATCGAGTAA
- the surE gene encoding 5'/3'-nucleotidase SurE has protein sequence MVKGGDPILRILVTNDDGIDALGIKRLVEALLTLEGAEVYIVAPVEEKSGVGHGITYRSALSPEQRDFYGMPVKAWAVNGNPADCVKAAYHLLFEHGKKPDIVFSGINVGTNLGRDIYYSGTCSGAREAVILGVPGVALSYDNWFDQDNYGDVVEMIRPLVKEFSDLAVKGELASEVFWNINIPHVPLAEVKGMVPATLSMNHYEDKYSEEAEGYYLAREYPQVMPLAEPLDYDLLKHGYIAITPVHIDATDRTLLKQMDNWALLKDWGKQEE, from the coding sequence ATGGTTAAAGGAGGAGACCCTATTTTGCGGATCTTGGTTACGAATGATGATGGCATCGATGCTCTTGGTATCAAGCGGTTAGTAGAAGCTTTGCTCACTTTGGAGGGAGCGGAAGTCTATATAGTAGCACCGGTTGAAGAGAAAAGCGGGGTCGGACACGGAATCACTTATCGGAGTGCACTCTCGCCTGAACAGCGTGATTTTTACGGAATGCCGGTGAAAGCGTGGGCGGTCAATGGTAACCCTGCTGACTGTGTAAAAGCTGCTTACCATCTCTTGTTTGAACATGGGAAAAAGCCGGATATCGTATTCTCGGGGATTAACGTCGGGACCAATCTCGGACGTGATATTTATTACTCCGGTACGTGCAGCGGTGCCAGGGAGGCGGTAATCTTGGGTGTTCCTGGTGTTGCCCTTTCCTATGATAACTGGTTCGATCAAGACAACTACGGCGATGTAGTGGAGATGATTCGTCCGCTCGTAAAAGAATTCAGCGATCTTGCGGTCAAAGGGGAACTGGCGTCAGAGGTATTCTGGAATATCAATATCCCGCATGTGCCGCTGGCTGAGGTGAAAGGAATGGTTCCGGCCACCTTGTCCATGAACCACTATGAAGACAAATATAGCGAAGAAGCAGAAGGCTATTATTTGGCACGCGAGTATCCTCAAGTCATGCCACTGGCGGAGCCGCTGGACTATGATTTGCTCAAGCACGGTTATATTGCGATCACCCCTGTCCACATTGACGCGACAGATCGGACTCTCTTAAAACAAATGGACAATTGGGCATTGCTAAAAGACTGGGGAAAACAGGAGGAATAA
- a CDS encoding ABC transporter permease: MNQLAIMGAIEQGLLFGILALGVYLTFRVLNVPDLTVDGSFALGGAIAAKFIIDGTNPFLATLLAFIVGGLAGAFTGVLHTKGKINALLAGILTMIALYSINLRVMGKANLPLLREDTLFTYVKDMGIPNLAVGGVTLLTGVAIVFIVGVLVLKLIIDWFLHTDMGLDLRATGDNSKMIRSFGVNTDSTTIIGLALSNGLVALAGAWVAQYQGFADVGMGIGMIVIGLASVIVGEVLFGSSSIFRVTLAVILGSIVYRLVIALALDAGLNPSDMKLITALIVIIALTVPTVAKGIWKKQAVRSARGGSSDA; the protein is encoded by the coding sequence ATGAATCAACTGGCAATAATGGGAGCCATTGAGCAAGGTTTATTATTTGGTATCTTGGCTCTCGGTGTATATCTGACCTTCCGAGTCCTAAACGTTCCTGACTTGACCGTAGATGGTAGTTTTGCCTTGGGAGGCGCAATCGCAGCCAAATTCATTATCGATGGTACCAATCCGTTTTTGGCCACCCTGCTGGCTTTCATCGTAGGTGGTTTGGCAGGAGCTTTTACGGGCGTCTTGCATACCAAAGGAAAGATTAACGCACTTTTGGCGGGGATCTTGACGATGATTGCCTTGTACTCGATCAATTTGCGTGTCATGGGAAAAGCGAATTTGCCTCTTTTGCGGGAAGATACCTTGTTCACTTATGTGAAGGATATGGGCATTCCGAACCTGGCCGTAGGTGGAGTTACCTTGCTGACAGGTGTAGCAATCGTCTTTATCGTAGGTGTTCTGGTGTTGAAGCTCATCATTGACTGGTTCCTTCATACGGATATGGGTCTGGATTTGCGTGCGACAGGTGACAATTCGAAGATGATCCGCAGCTTTGGGGTAAACACGGATTCGACAACGATTATCGGTTTGGCTCTCTCCAATGGCTTGGTAGCGTTAGCTGGTGCGTGGGTAGCCCAATACCAAGGCTTTGCGGATGTAGGAATGGGGATCGGGATGATCGTCATCGGTCTCGCTTCCGTTATTGTCGGGGAAGTATTGTTTGGCAGCTCTTCGATTTTCCGAGTGACGCTTGCTGTCATTCTCGGCTCGATTGTGTACCGCTTGGTCATTGCCCTTGCTCTGGATGCAGGACTCAATCCTTCTGACATGAAGCTGATTACTGCCCTGATTGTTATCATCGCCCTGACAGTACCTACTGTGGCAAAAGGCATCTGGAAAAAGCAAGCGGTACGCTCGGCAAGGGGAGGAAGCAGCGATGCTTAA
- a CDS encoding ABC transporter ATP-binding protein, with translation MLKITNVNKVFNAGTVNEKIALRNVNLHVKKGEFITVIGSNGAGKSTMMNMISGGLTPDNGSITIDGKDVTRLAEHQRAGLIGRVFQDPMAGTAPNMTIEENLAIALGRGKRRTLGFGVNNQKRELFREQLKQLDQGLENRLKTKVGFLSGGQRQALSLLMATFTEPKILLLDEHTAALDPKRAQLIVDLTEKIVERHKLTTIMVTHNMEQALNMGNRLLMLHDGGIILDIPDEKKRTMKPQDLLRAFETARGGESFSEDRFLLT, from the coding sequence ATGCTTAAAATTACAAACGTCAACAAAGTATTCAACGCAGGAACTGTGAATGAAAAGATCGCGCTTCGAAACGTCAATCTGCACGTTAAGAAGGGAGAGTTCATCACCGTTATTGGTAGTAATGGTGCCGGTAAATCGACGATGATGAACATGATCTCTGGTGGACTGACGCCAGATAACGGAAGCATTACGATTGACGGCAAAGATGTCACCCGCTTGGCAGAGCACCAACGCGCAGGTCTGATCGGCCGTGTGTTTCAGGACCCGATGGCAGGTACAGCGCCGAACATGACGATTGAGGAAAATTTGGCAATCGCATTGGGGCGGGGAAAACGTCGTACACTTGGATTTGGGGTGAATAACCAGAAGCGAGAGCTGTTCCGTGAGCAGCTCAAGCAGCTGGATCAGGGGCTGGAGAACCGTTTGAAGACCAAAGTTGGTTTTCTCTCAGGGGGACAGCGCCAAGCACTGAGCCTGTTGATGGCTACCTTCACGGAGCCAAAGATTTTGCTTCTCGATGAGCATACAGCAGCGCTTGACCCGAAACGGGCGCAGTTGATTGTAGATTTAACGGAAAAAATCGTGGAACGCCATAAACTGACGACAATTATGGTCACGCATAATATGGAACAAGCGTTGAACATGGGGAATCGCCTGTTGATGCTCCACGATGGGGGAATCATCCTCGACATTCCGGATGAGAAAAAACGGACGATGAAACCGCAGGATCTGCTTCGCGCATTCGAAACAGCCCGCGGTGGAGAAAGCTTCAGTGAAGATCGCTTCTTATTAACCTAA
- a CDS encoding SgrR family transcriptional regulator, with translation MQLVEQYIRLCAGRPDETIGRPHDISLAEVASVLFCTLRNATLTLKKMQSHGWVIWQPGRGRGNRSVLTCLLAPEDLIMSVAKELVQKGEIRAAREMIDEYGVNLQALGENFSRWMNSQFGHRVKREKGSKGRVDTLRLFYSRPFAGLDPIHILLRSESHMVKQLFDCLVQFDPVTRRIEPAIAFYWEASEEGKQWTFYLRKGVLFHHGRPLVADDVRFSLLRLMEHSYKHRWLAASIESITVKDDYVLTISLYMPDELFLQALSKEYMAIVPCDYVQEMGEQFAQMPVGTGPFRVVRNDDSMLVLEAFTPYFGGRPFLDRIEIWCVPGMAVEAHADESTLSVTALDEHCDRSFLAWSDVGRLEDCFQYVSLNGAKNGPLSDREFRSLMVAIVCGQALRQELQGTREHAVIWGKTDSFQEKREVPDSQELARIFKESGYQGEALSLYTYPDSDHIEDARWIQKTCKEYGIAIEIRYASPEELASPSLLQEADLVVDSANVDERAELSLREFLHAGALSISHHLDPRGKEEIAYWMSRMSCARTEQDRQACVESIMHALAACSTFVPLYSNRVEMLAHPRLSGVSLDAYGWIDFRGIFVRE, from the coding sequence ATGCAACTCGTTGAACAATACATCCGTTTATGTGCGGGGCGGCCTGATGAAACGATAGGGCGCCCGCATGACATATCGTTAGCTGAAGTTGCTTCGGTTTTATTTTGTACGTTGCGGAATGCGACACTGACTTTGAAAAAAATGCAAAGCCATGGATGGGTAATCTGGCAGCCGGGGAGAGGGCGAGGAAACCGATCTGTTTTGACATGCTTGCTCGCGCCCGAAGACCTGATCATGAGCGTAGCCAAAGAACTCGTGCAAAAAGGAGAGATTCGTGCTGCACGGGAGATGATCGACGAATATGGGGTAAATTTGCAAGCTTTGGGTGAAAATTTTTCACGATGGATGAATAGTCAGTTTGGGCATCGTGTGAAGCGGGAAAAGGGAAGTAAGGGCAGAGTCGATACCTTGCGTTTGTTTTACAGTCGACCATTCGCAGGGCTTGATCCGATTCATATTCTCCTGCGCTCCGAGTCACATATGGTCAAGCAGCTATTTGATTGTCTGGTCCAGTTTGATCCAGTCACGAGACGGATTGAACCCGCTATCGCTTTTTATTGGGAGGCTAGTGAGGAAGGAAAGCAGTGGACTTTTTACTTGCGGAAAGGTGTCTTATTCCATCATGGCCGACCACTTGTTGCCGATGATGTGCGCTTTTCTTTACTTCGTTTGATGGAGCATTCCTATAAACATCGCTGGCTAGCCGCTTCCATCGAATCGATTACCGTCAAAGATGACTACGTATTGACGATTTCTTTGTATATGCCGGATGAATTGTTTTTACAGGCACTAAGCAAGGAATATATGGCAATAGTCCCCTGTGATTACGTTCAGGAGATGGGGGAGCAATTTGCGCAAATGCCAGTAGGAACGGGGCCGTTTCGTGTAGTCCGCAACGATGATTCCATGCTCGTGCTGGAAGCGTTCACGCCTTATTTTGGGGGAAGGCCGTTCTTGGACCGAATCGAAATCTGGTGCGTACCTGGAATGGCAGTAGAAGCGCATGCAGATGAAAGCACGCTATCCGTAACGGCTTTGGATGAACATTGCGATAGGAGCTTTCTGGCATGGAGTGACGTTGGGAGATTGGAAGATTGTTTTCAATACGTCAGCTTGAACGGAGCAAAAAATGGTCCGCTGTCAGATCGCGAATTTCGGAGTCTCATGGTCGCTATCGTTTGTGGACAAGCTTTGAGACAAGAGCTACAGGGAACGAGGGAGCATGCAGTCATCTGGGGTAAAACCGATTCGTTCCAAGAAAAAAGAGAAGTGCCGGATTCACAGGAGTTGGCTCGTATTTTCAAAGAGAGCGGGTATCAGGGAGAGGCGCTGTCACTCTATACGTATCCAGACTCCGATCATATAGAAGATGCCCGGTGGATTCAGAAAACGTGCAAGGAATACGGAATTGCCATAGAGATCAGGTATGCATCCCCGGAGGAGCTTGCCTCGCCTTCGTTATTGCAAGAGGCCGATTTAGTTGTGGATAGTGCGAATGTAGATGAAAGGGCCGAGCTGTCGTTACGAGAATTTCTACACGCTGGTGCGTTGAGTATTTCTCATCATTTAGATCCGCGTGGAAAGGAAGAGATTGCGTATTGGATGAGTCGCATGTCGTGCGCCCGAACAGAACAAGACCGACAAGCTTGCGTAGAGAGCATCATGCATGCGCTTGCGGCTTGCAGTACGTTTGTCCCGCTATATTCGAATCGGGTAGAAATGCTTGCTCATCCACGGTTATCTGGTGTAAGTCTGGATGCCTATGGCTGGATTGATTTCAGGGGCATTTTTGTTAGGGAATAG
- the thpR gene encoding RNA 2',3'-cyclic phosphodiesterase: MRLFIALDIPAEAAAYIADVQKRLKQDVSADRWQSLANLHLTLHFLGEVDELLVPAISEDMDIVSAIIQPFTLGVGSFGVFPNALHPRVLWLGLRGQLSPLKQLHLLLGRRFELHEGLSYDRKRYRPHITLARGPHRSGDELALLDWNERYLAQEPPQWKARHFHLYYSELLREGAVHTIIHTSTFDKDHSKKQALPE, encoded by the coding sequence ATGCGTTTATTCATAGCATTGGATATTCCCGCTGAGGCTGCCGCTTATATTGCCGATGTTCAAAAACGGTTGAAGCAAGATGTGTCTGCGGACAGGTGGCAGTCCCTCGCTAATTTGCATCTGACTCTGCATTTTCTTGGTGAAGTAGATGAGTTACTCGTTCCCGCTATCAGCGAGGATATGGATATCGTCAGCGCGATCATCCAGCCATTTACCCTGGGTGTTGGCAGCTTTGGGGTTTTTCCGAATGCCCTGCATCCACGTGTGCTTTGGCTGGGACTGCGCGGCCAACTTTCTCCTCTCAAACAGCTGCATTTATTGTTGGGCAGACGGTTTGAGTTGCACGAAGGCTTGTCCTACGATCGGAAGAGGTATCGGCCACATATTACGCTGGCACGTGGTCCGCATCGCAGTGGGGATGAGCTTGCCCTCCTGGATTGGAATGAACGTTATTTAGCGCAGGAGCCGCCACAATGGAAGGCAAGGCATTTCCATTTGTATTATTCCGAGCTGTTGCGGGAGGGCGCGGTACATACGATTATCCACACGAGCACGTTTGATAAAGATCACAGCAAAAAACAAGCGTTGCCTGAATAG
- a CDS encoding TerC family protein: MHPLFESAFFSSLLLIITINLVLSGDNAVVIAIACRKLPVEQRKQAILWGTFLAIIVRVIATILAVYLLKIPYLYLIGGIILLWISYNLLREDEREEAINSSEDLIQAVKTIVVADVMMGLDNVLAIAGAAQGDVVLIVLGLLISVPLMVFGSQLILKAMERFVWLVYIGSGVLAVTAANMILMENTMREWVAGMSWLEYVIKIGLVALVLVAGYLQRTKTTRTHA; this comes from the coding sequence GTGCATCCTTTGTTTGAATCTGCTTTTTTTTCGTCGCTGCTACTCATCATTACCATTAACCTCGTATTAAGTGGAGATAATGCCGTGGTCATTGCCATCGCTTGCCGGAAGCTCCCTGTCGAACAACGAAAACAAGCCATTTTGTGGGGAACGTTTCTTGCTATCATCGTACGCGTAATCGCTACGATTCTTGCTGTTTATTTGCTGAAAATCCCGTATTTGTACCTGATTGGCGGAATCATTCTGCTATGGATCAGCTACAACCTGTTGCGCGAGGACGAGCGAGAGGAAGCAATCAACTCGAGTGAAGACTTGATCCAAGCGGTCAAGACGATTGTTGTGGCAGATGTGATGATGGGACTGGACAATGTACTCGCTATTGCAGGGGCAGCGCAAGGCGACGTCGTCCTCATCGTGCTGGGCCTCTTGATCAGTGTGCCTCTCATGGTTTTTGGTAGCCAGCTCATTTTAAAGGCAATGGAGCGCTTTGTATGGCTTGTTTATATTGGTTCAGGTGTCCTGGCAGTGACGGCGGCGAATATGATTCTCATGGAAAATACGATGCGTGAGTGGGTCGCAGGGATGAGTTGGCTCGAATATGTGATCAAAATTGGGTTGGTCGCTCTCGTTTTAGTTGCGGGGTATTTGCAACGTACGAAAACAACCCGTACCCACGCATGA
- a CDS encoding MDR family MFS transporter has protein sequence MPHIPHALSRFFAVYPTLLWVRLFGETLTSLSSAMIAPFLVLYLSENIGGSVTMTMLVIGLQPFSEILLTLFAGGITDRYRRKSIMLLALFLQGFAMLGMAWADSMLGFAILYIINGTGRSLFIPVSRAHLADTISAAHMAAAFALLNTSSSIGAALGPLVGVIIYKYDPAMAFLFTAISLLIYALAVWWKIPQTPLPEAPVVEAADVRSRSSWHAYRPALAIMLLSLPISLFYAQTETNLQLHLKYTLPDYLQTLALLIAVKGGLLLLFEYLLVKWTQHLPARLLISGSYICFLIVSLGYAFIDNVPVLLALQVLLVIGESIGLTQLMAFVTRISPVTMRGRYFAITGTHWDISRTCGPYLGSLVLLHYGGTILFTIAAGILLIGAGFMYVYLSTNEKASPFEQEG, from the coding sequence ATGCCACACATTCCGCATGCTCTCAGTCGATTCTTTGCTGTGTATCCGACACTCCTCTGGGTCCGTCTATTCGGCGAAACGCTCACTTCACTATCCAGCGCCATGATCGCCCCGTTTCTCGTATTGTACTTGAGCGAGAACATCGGCGGCTCTGTCACCATGACCATGCTCGTCATTGGTTTGCAGCCCTTCTCCGAGATTTTGCTGACGCTATTTGCTGGTGGCATCACGGACCGCTATCGCCGAAAATCAATCATGCTACTCGCCTTGTTCCTGCAAGGCTTCGCCATGTTGGGAATGGCTTGGGCAGACTCTATGCTGGGCTTTGCGATCCTGTATATCATCAACGGCACTGGCCGCTCGCTGTTTATCCCTGTCAGCCGTGCGCATCTTGCTGATACGATTTCCGCTGCACATATGGCCGCTGCCTTTGCTCTTCTCAATACTTCCAGTAGTATCGGGGCCGCATTGGGACCTTTAGTCGGTGTCATCATTTATAAGTACGATCCTGCTATGGCATTTTTGTTTACTGCGATCTCACTATTAATCTATGCTCTTGCCGTTTGGTGGAAAATCCCGCAAACTCCGCTGCCAGAAGCTCCCGTTGTGGAAGCAGCAGACGTACGTTCACGCAGCTCCTGGCATGCTTATCGACCAGCCCTTGCCATCATGCTGCTGTCTTTGCCAATCAGTCTGTTTTACGCCCAAACCGAGACAAATCTCCAGCTACATCTCAAATACACGCTGCCAGACTATTTGCAAACTCTCGCTTTGCTCATTGCGGTAAAAGGGGGCCTGCTGCTCCTGTTCGAGTACTTGCTCGTCAAATGGACCCAGCACTTGCCGGCTCGCCTGTTGATTAGCGGCTCGTACATTTGTTTTCTCATCGTATCCTTGGGCTATGCCTTCATCGACAACGTGCCTGTCCTTCTCGCCTTGCAAGTGTTGCTCGTCATCGGAGAAAGTATTGGTCTGACTCAGTTAATGGCCTTCGTCACCCGGATATCACCTGTTACGATGCGCGGGCGGTACTTTGCGATTACGGGAACGCACTGGGACATTTCCCGTACGTGCGGACCGTACTTGGGTAGCCTTGTCTTGCTGCATTATGGCGGCACGATCCTTTTCACCATTGCCGCAGGCATTCTCTTGATCGGTGCTGGATTCATGTACGTGTATCTTTCCACAAACGAAAAAGCCTCCCCGTTTGAACAGGAAGGCTGA
- a CDS encoding ABC transporter substrate-binding protein: MRRAVSMVLTALLAFSLAACGNETGGKTETAATTGQGQTVKLGLTQFVEHPALDAIHKGILDGLKDAGYEEGKNLEVDSQNAHGDMNNTVSIAQKYAGDKKDIVVAIATPSAQAAAKAIADKPVIFSSVTDPISAQLVGSLEKPDKNVTGTSDKVSMEQQLKLVKTFLPELKKLGVIYTTSEINSEVQVKELEDAAQKEGVEIIKAGISQLSEVQLAAQSLASKADAIIIPIDNTVVSSFEAVLGAAEENKIPVFASDTDTVKRGAVATYGIDYYQIGKQTGDMAARILKGQTVADTPVEISKQADLYINETAAAKFGLTISEALKQQAKEIIK, translated from the coding sequence ATGAGACGAGCAGTCAGTATGGTACTGACCGCATTGCTGGCGTTTTCTTTGGCAGCATGTGGTAACGAAACAGGTGGGAAAACAGAGACAGCGGCAACGACAGGCCAAGGGCAAACAGTGAAGCTGGGGCTGACGCAATTCGTGGAGCACCCTGCGCTGGATGCTATTCATAAAGGAATTTTGGATGGTCTGAAGGACGCTGGCTACGAAGAGGGCAAGAACTTGGAGGTAGACTCCCAGAACGCCCATGGTGACATGAACAATACAGTCTCGATCGCACAGAAGTATGCCGGAGATAAGAAGGATATTGTCGTAGCGATTGCGACGCCATCCGCTCAGGCTGCAGCCAAGGCGATTGCTGACAAACCTGTTATTTTCAGTTCCGTAACAGACCCGATCTCGGCTCAACTGGTTGGCAGTCTGGAAAAACCAGACAAAAACGTGACCGGGACGTCCGATAAAGTATCGATGGAACAACAATTGAAGCTGGTGAAAACCTTCCTGCCTGAGCTGAAAAAGCTGGGCGTGATCTATACGACTTCCGAAATTAACTCAGAGGTACAGGTCAAAGAATTGGAAGACGCAGCGCAAAAAGAAGGCGTAGAAATCATCAAGGCAGGCATTTCGCAGTTATCCGAAGTGCAGCTTGCAGCTCAAAGTCTTGCTAGTAAAGCAGATGCCATTATTATCCCAATTGACAACACCGTCGTATCTTCTTTTGAAGCGGTACTGGGAGCAGCAGAGGAAAACAAAATTCCTGTATTTGCTTCTGATACCGATACAGTGAAACGTGGAGCGGTTGCTACTTACGGGATTGATTACTACCAAATCGGTAAACAAACAGGCGATATGGCTGCCCGTATCTTAAAAGGGCAGACGGTTGCTGATACTCCTGTAGAGATTTCGAAACAAGCTGATTTGTATATTAATGAAACAGCTGCTGCAAAGTTTGGGCTCACTATTTCTGAGGCACTCAAACAACAGGCGAAAGAAATCATCAAGTAA
- a CDS encoding DUF533 domain-containing protein: MPVYTKIEKDKHILFASIRLMICVGHADGYIGNKEMDRIHEIVNSEHFTLKERQILMDDMDYPKRPEVIVEDLVAMTQAEKLVMMRKLYHMALIDRKLSPSETKEIARIACLIGISEEKQRQVEEWIREGIVWRERWKDIVEE, from the coding sequence ATGCCGGTGTATACCAAAATCGAAAAGGACAAACACATTTTGTTTGCGTCCATTCGCTTGATGATCTGCGTCGGGCACGCCGACGGTTATATAGGAAATAAAGAAATGGATCGTATTCATGAAATCGTGAATTCGGAGCATTTTACATTGAAAGAACGACAAATTTTGATGGATGATATGGACTATCCGAAGCGTCCGGAGGTCATCGTGGAAGACCTGGTAGCCATGACCCAGGCTGAAAAGCTCGTTATGATGCGCAAGCTCTACCACATGGCATTGATCGATCGGAAGCTATCCCCGTCGGAGACAAAAGAGATTGCCCGCATCGCTTGCCTGATCGGAATCTCGGAGGAAAAGCAGCGTCAAGTAGAAGAGTGGATTCGCGAAGGGATTGTTTGGCGCGAACGATGGAAAGATATTGTAGAAGAATAG